One part of the Halopenitus persicus genome encodes these proteins:
- a CDS encoding fumarylacetoacetate hydrolase family protein, translating to MKRIRFRDPAGSTRVGEYDEDGTIAAAGRTYDVDAVDVLPPCEPTKIVCIGRNYAAHAEELGNDVPDRPLLFLKPPNALAGHGDTVTLPAGTESIEHEAELGVVIGEQCRNVDAVDAADVIAGYTCVNDVSNRDDQRQEQNWVRGKAFDNAAPIGPVLATPEEVPDDAAVRSFVNDEPRQDGSLDLMIFEIPELIAEITSYLTLEPGDVIATGTPEGVGPLTDGDEVAIEIEGVGRLEHSVVRRD from the coding sequence ATGAAACGGATTCGATTCCGAGACCCGGCGGGCAGCACCCGCGTCGGCGAGTACGACGAGGACGGAACGATCGCGGCGGCCGGTCGGACGTACGACGTCGACGCGGTCGACGTCCTGCCGCCCTGCGAGCCGACCAAGATCGTCTGTATCGGCCGCAACTACGCGGCACACGCCGAGGAGCTCGGCAATGACGTGCCGGACCGGCCGCTCCTGTTTTTGAAGCCGCCGAACGCGCTGGCCGGTCACGGCGACACGGTCACGCTCCCGGCCGGCACGGAGTCGATCGAGCACGAGGCCGAGCTGGGCGTCGTGATCGGCGAACAGTGCCGGAACGTCGATGCGGTCGACGCCGCAGACGTGATCGCGGGGTACACCTGCGTGAACGACGTCTCGAACCGCGACGACCAGCGGCAGGAGCAGAACTGGGTCCGCGGGAAGGCCTTCGACAACGCCGCCCCGATCGGCCCGGTCCTGGCGACCCCGGAGGAAGTCCCCGACGACGCCGCCGTCCGGTCGTTCGTCAACGACGAGCCCAGACAGGACGGCTCGCTCGATCTGATGATCTTCGAGATCCCGGAGCTGATCGCCGAGATCACCTCGTATCTCACGCTCGAACCGGGCGACGTCATCGCGACCGGGACGCCCGAGGGCGTCGGGCCCCTGACGGACGGCGACGAGGTCGCGATCGAGATCGAGGGCGTCGGGCGGCTCGAACATTCGGTCGTTCGACGCGACTAG
- the cgi121 gene encoding KEOPS complex subunit Cgi121, whose protein sequence is MSDDRSNPATTADDDEAAVPDDDEAAVPDDDEAAVPDDDEAAVPDDDEAAVPDDGPAGVTADDRPVPHLIAGDLVIEDLDAFLETVRTLREETGAVIQVVDARYVVSRTHLDRAVARAERAIDRDEAVASDRAVEVLLYAAGRRQIDEALEMGVDEGETTAIAVVYLPNAAPRRVSKALDRLERRFDAATVHPPDDRQGFETWLAAVTDPERVRSFHDVTDAELEATLGTLADVVEERVALLDVEK, encoded by the coding sequence ATGAGCGACGATCGATCGAACCCGGCGACCACGGCGGACGACGACGAAGCGGCCGTGCCGGATGACGACGAAGCAGCCGTGCCGGATGACGACGAAGCAGCCGTGCCGGACGACGACGAAGCGGCCGTGCCGGATGACGACGAAGCAGCCGTGCCGGACGACGGGCCGGCTGGGGTGACAGCCGACGACCGTCCGGTACCACACCTGATCGCCGGCGATCTCGTGATCGAGGACCTGGACGCGTTCCTCGAGACCGTCCGGACGCTTCGCGAGGAGACGGGCGCCGTGATCCAGGTCGTCGACGCACGATACGTCGTCTCTCGAACCCACCTCGACCGAGCGGTCGCACGCGCCGAGCGAGCCATCGATCGCGACGAGGCGGTCGCAAGCGACCGCGCCGTCGAGGTCCTGTTGTACGCGGCCGGCCGACGACAGATCGACGAGGCGCTCGAGATGGGCGTCGACGAGGGTGAGACGACCGCGATCGCGGTCGTCTACTTGCCGAACGCGGCGCCGAGGAGGGTCTCGAAAGCCCTGGACCGACTCGAGCGGCGGTTCGATGCCGCCACGGTTCATCCGCCCGACGACCGACAGGGATTCGAGACGTGGCTCGCGGCGGTGACCGATCCGGAGCGCGTTCGGTCGTTCCACGACGTCACGGACGCCGAACTCGAGGCGACCCTGGGTACGCTCGCCGACGTGGTCGAGGAACGCGTGGCGCTGTTGGACGTCGAGAAATGA
- a CDS encoding ATP-dependent DNA helicase, producing MEPTSLSGLPSGVGEALEAEGVAELYPPQAEAVEAGLLDGENLVAAVPTASGKTLIAELAMLSAIERGGTALYIVPLRALASEKRAEFERFEEFGVTVGVSTGNYESDGEWLATRDVIVATSEKVDSLIRNGAPWIGDLSCVVSDEVHLVNDRSRGPTLEVTLAKLRRINEGLQTVALSATVGNAREIADWLDAALVDSDWRPIDLRVGVHANGAIDFDDGSRTDVPVGDPPTDDQTAALVDDALDTVEDGRGGSSLVFVNSRRNAASAAGNLARVTRRHLEESEREELDALAEEIRSGAETDTGESLADVVEAGAAFHHAGLTSDQRALVEDAFRDRLIKCICATPTLAAGVNTPARRVIVRDWRRYDGEFGGMKPLDALEVHQMCGRAGRPGLDPYGEAVLLATDAEQSEELFDRYVWADAEPVRSKLAAEPALRTHVLATIATGFASTREGLFEFLANTLYAEQADDDQHLRSVTDGVVEYLVANEFLERERDGGREALAATSIGHTVSRLYLDPMSAAELIDGLRAAGGGIAAGGSGSAAGDDADRSDDGARYAPIEDPDGQADGFVTYGRVGGDGQGGGSGGDGSNAGRNGVGTGDAGVDADHEDDAGTDITPLGLYHLVSRTPDMYELYLKSGDQQRYTETYHERESELLGPAPAEYEEVRFEDWLASLKTARLLEDWASEVDEDRIAERYQVGPGDVRGKVDTAEWLLRAAETLAREIGLPEAAVTSIRDARKRVEYGVREELLELAGVREVGRKRARRLYEAGIESRDDLREADKATVLGALRGRERTAETILENAGREDPSMDDVRPDASAAAAATAGEAGDEGEDGQSNLGDFR from the coding sequence ATGGAACCGACTTCGCTCTCCGGACTCCCGTCGGGGGTCGGGGAGGCGCTGGAAGCCGAGGGCGTCGCGGAGCTGTATCCGCCGCAGGCCGAGGCCGTCGAGGCGGGGCTGCTCGACGGGGAGAACCTCGTTGCGGCGGTGCCGACGGCCTCCGGCAAGACGCTGATCGCCGAACTCGCGATGCTGTCGGCGATCGAGCGCGGCGGGACCGCCTTATATATCGTCCCGCTGCGCGCGTTGGCCTCTGAGAAGCGAGCCGAGTTCGAACGGTTCGAGGAGTTCGGCGTGACCGTCGGCGTCTCGACCGGCAACTACGAGTCCGACGGCGAGTGGCTGGCCACCCGGGACGTCATCGTGGCCACCAGCGAGAAGGTGGATTCGCTGATCCGCAACGGCGCGCCGTGGATCGGCGACCTCTCCTGCGTCGTCAGCGACGAGGTCCACCTGGTCAACGACCGCTCACGGGGGCCGACCCTCGAGGTGACGCTCGCGAAGCTCCGCCGGATCAACGAGGGGCTGCAGACGGTCGCGCTCTCGGCGACGGTCGGGAACGCCCGGGAGATCGCCGACTGGCTCGACGCGGCCCTGGTCGACTCCGACTGGCGACCGATCGACCTCCGGGTCGGGGTGCACGCGAACGGCGCGATCGACTTCGACGACGGGAGTCGGACGGACGTTCCGGTGGGCGATCCGCCGACGGACGACCAGACGGCGGCGCTCGTCGACGACGCGCTCGACACCGTCGAGGACGGTCGGGGCGGGTCCTCGCTCGTCTTCGTCAACTCCCGCCGCAACGCCGCGTCGGCGGCCGGCAACCTCGCCCGCGTCACGCGACGGCACCTCGAGGAGTCGGAGCGGGAGGAACTCGACGCGCTCGCCGAGGAGATCCGGTCGGGAGCGGAGACCGACACCGGCGAGTCGCTCGCGGACGTGGTCGAGGCCGGCGCGGCGTTTCACCACGCCGGCCTCACGTCGGACCAGCGCGCGCTCGTCGAGGACGCGTTCCGCGACCGGCTGATCAAGTGCATCTGCGCGACGCCGACGCTCGCCGCCGGGGTAAACACGCCCGCCAGGCGGGTGATCGTCCGCGACTGGCGGCGGTACGACGGGGAGTTCGGCGGGATGAAGCCGCTCGACGCCCTGGAGGTCCACCAGATGTGCGGTCGAGCCGGCCGGCCGGGACTCGATCCCTACGGCGAGGCCGTGCTGCTCGCGACCGACGCCGAGCAGTCCGAGGAGCTGTTCGACCGGTACGTCTGGGCCGACGCGGAACCGGTCCGGTCGAAGCTCGCCGCCGAACCGGCGCTTCGCACCCACGTCCTCGCGACCATCGCGACCGGGTTCGCGTCGACCCGGGAGGGACTCTTTGAGTTTCTCGCGAACACCCTCTACGCTGAACAGGCCGACGACGACCAACACCTCCGCAGCGTGACCGACGGCGTCGTCGAGTACCTCGTCGCCAACGAGTTCCTCGAACGCGAGCGCGACGGCGGCCGGGAGGCGCTGGCGGCGACGTCGATCGGCCACACCGTCTCGCGGCTCTATCTCGACCCGATGAGCGCCGCCGAGCTGATCGACGGCCTGCGCGCGGCCGGCGGCGGGATCGCGGCCGGCGGAAGCGGGAGCGCCGCGGGCGACGACGCCGACCGTTCCGACGACGGGGCCCGATACGCCCCGATCGAGGATCCGGACGGGCAGGCGGACGGCTTCGTGACCTACGGCCGCGTCGGCGGCGACGGGCAGGGAGGCGGCAGCGGCGGTGACGGAAGCAACGCCGGCCGAAACGGCGTCGGTACGGGAGACGCAGGTGTGGACGCCGATCACGAGGATGACGCCGGGACCGACATCACGCCGCTGGGGCTCTACCACCTCGTGAGCAGAACGCCGGACATGTACGAGCTGTACCTCAAGTCCGGCGACCAGCAGCGATACACGGAAACGTACCACGAACGCGAATCCGAGCTGCTCGGGCCGGCCCCCGCGGAGTACGAGGAGGTCCGCTTCGAGGACTGGCTCGCCTCCCTGAAGACGGCACGCCTCCTGGAGGACTGGGCGAGCGAGGTCGACGAGGACCGGATCGCCGAGCGGTACCAGGTCGGTCCGGGCGACGTCCGCGGGAAGGTCGACACCGCGGAGTGGCTGTTGCGCGCCGCGGAAACGCTGGCCCGCGAGATCGGGCTCCCGGAGGCGGCCGTCACGTCGATCCGGGACGCCCGAAAGCGCGTCGAGTACGGGGTTCGCGAGGAGCTGCTGGAACTGGCCGGCGTTCGCGAGGTCGGCCGGAAACGCGCACGTCGCCTCTACGAGGCCGGGATCGAGTCCCGGGACGACCTCCGAGAGGCCGACAAGGCGACCGTTCTCGGCGCGCTTCGAGGCCGTGAACGGACCGCCGAGACGATCCTCGAGAACGCGGGCCGCGAGGACCCCTCGATGGACGACGTGCGCCCGGACGCGTCGGCCGCCGCCGCGGCGACGGCGGGTGAGGCGGGCGACGAGGGAGAGGACGGGCAGTCGAATCTCGGTGATTTCCGATGA
- a CDS encoding GIY-YIG nuclease family protein gives MSDDDHHVYVLECADGTLYTGYTTDVDRRVAEHEAGEGAKYTRGRTPVDLRHVESFDTRSAAMSREYAIKQLSRAEKDRLLEGKGADDGESTPTSKQADPID, from the coding sequence ATGAGCGACGACGACCACCACGTGTACGTGCTCGAGTGTGCGGACGGCACCCTGTATACCGGTTACACGACCGACGTCGACCGGCGCGTCGCCGAGCACGAGGCCGGCGAGGGTGCCAAATACACTCGCGGCCGGACGCCGGTCGATCTCCGTCACGTGGAGTCGTTCGACACCCGGTCGGCGGCGATGTCCCGCGAGTACGCGATCAAACAGTTGTCACGCGCCGAGAAGGACCGGCTCCTCGAGGGGAAAGGAGCTGACGACGGAGAGTCGACGCCGACGTCGAAGCAGGCGGATCCGATCGATTAA
- the larB gene encoding nickel pincer cofactor biosynthesis protein LarB — protein sequence MREVLDALAAGEIGVREAESRLAGYATTDAGRFDAARETRRGIPEAILADGKTAAETGELARTAVETAGRAIVTRIDAAVAESVAATVTEAVPGAEIDHDERTRTLVARAPEFEPPALDARVSVITGGTSDAPVAGEAAIIAREIGADVELIEDVGVASLVRIVDQIDRVRDADVAIVAAGREGALPTVVAGLVDAPVIALPVSTGYGVGGEGEAALHGALQSCTVVTAVNVDAGFVAGAQAGLIARGVAAARGSPDGDAGDETEPGDGSAANETETGDGSAAGR from the coding sequence ATGCGCGAGGTACTCGACGCGCTGGCGGCCGGGGAGATCGGCGTCCGGGAGGCCGAATCGCGGCTGGCCGGGTACGCGACGACCGACGCCGGGCGATTCGACGCGGCCCGCGAGACGCGCCGCGGGATCCCCGAGGCGATCCTGGCGGATGGGAAGACGGCGGCCGAGACGGGCGAGCTCGCACGGACCGCCGTCGAGACCGCGGGACGGGCGATCGTGACACGGATCGACGCGGCCGTCGCCGAGTCGGTCGCGGCGACGGTGACCGAGGCGGTCCCCGGCGCCGAGATCGACCACGACGAGCGAACGCGAACGCTGGTCGCGCGGGCGCCGGAGTTCGAGCCGCCGGCGTTGGATGCTCGGGTGAGCGTCATCACGGGCGGGACGAGCGACGCCCCGGTGGCGGGTGAGGCCGCGATCATCGCCCGCGAGATCGGCGCCGACGTCGAGCTGATCGAGGACGTGGGCGTCGCCAGCCTCGTCCGGATCGTCGACCAGATCGACCGGGTTCGCGACGCAGACGTCGCCATCGTCGCCGCGGGTCGGGAGGGCGCACTGCCGACGGTGGTCGCCGGCCTGGTCGACGCGCCCGTGATCGCGTTGCCCGTCTCGACGGGCTACGGCGTCGGCGGCGAGGGCGAGGCCGCGCTTCACGGCGCGCTCCAGTCGTGTACGGTCGTCACCGCGGTGAACGTCGACGCCGGATTCGTCGCCGGCGCCCAGGCCGGCCTCATCGCGCGCGGCGTCGCGGCGGCACGCGGGTCGCCCGACGGAGACGCCGGGGACGAAACGGAACCCGGAGACGGAAGCGCCGCGAACGAGACCGAAACCGGAGACGGAAGCGCCGCGGGCCGATGA
- a CDS encoding DUF1931 family protein gives MADLIVKAAVKDALDEKNVASDFYEALDEEVDELLADAARRAEANDRKTVQPRDL, from the coding sequence ATGGCAGACCTCATTGTCAAAGCAGCGGTCAAGGACGCGCTGGACGAGAAGAACGTCGCCTCCGACTTCTACGAGGCGCTCGACGAGGAAGTCGACGAGCTGCTCGCCGACGCCGCACGACGTGCGGAAGCCAACGACCGGAAGACGGTCCAGCCGCGCGACCTCTAA
- the rpiA gene encoding ribose-5-phosphate isomerase RpiA, with protein sequence MKTTGGTDAQKRRAGESAAAAVEDGNVVGLGTGSTAAYAIRAIGRAVDSGLDVRGVSTSFDSRALAREHGIPLIELDATCGPDGPGIDIAIDGADQVVLPETIDTDGTGGESGAEATGTLIKGGGAAHAREKVVDAAADRFLVVVDPAKRTEALDADVPVEVLPEARTTAAAAIRDAGGEPTLRRAERKDGPVVTDNGNLVLDCSFGRIADPDRLAETLSAIPGVLEHGLFVDLADEIHVGTDDGVTVRSV encoded by the coding sequence ATGAAGACGACCGGGGGCACGGACGCACAGAAGCGACGCGCCGGCGAGTCGGCGGCGGCGGCGGTCGAGGACGGGAACGTCGTCGGGCTCGGGACGGGCTCGACGGCGGCGTACGCGATCCGGGCGATCGGTCGGGCGGTCGATTCCGGGCTGGACGTCCGTGGCGTTTCGACCTCCTTCGATTCGCGGGCGCTCGCGCGCGAACACGGGATTCCGCTCATCGAGTTGGACGCGACCTGCGGCCCGGATGGGCCGGGGATCGACATCGCGATCGACGGTGCCGACCAGGTCGTGCTTCCGGAGACGATCGACACGGACGGCACCGGTGGCGAAAGCGGCGCGGAAGCGACCGGGACGCTCATCAAGGGCGGCGGCGCCGCACACGCCCGTGAGAAGGTCGTCGACGCCGCCGCGGACCGGTTCCTCGTGGTCGTCGACCCCGCGAAGCGAACCGAGGCTCTCGACGCCGACGTGCCGGTCGAGGTGCTTCCGGAGGCGCGGACGACCGCCGCCGCGGCGATCCGCGATGCCGGCGGGGAGCCGACGCTGCGGCGCGCCGAGCGCAAGGACGGACCGGTCGTCACCGACAACGGGAACCTCGTCCTCGACTGTTCGTTCGGCCGGATCGCGGATCCGGACCGGTTGGCTGAAACGCTCTCGGCCATCCCCGGCGTGCTCGAGCACGGCCTCTTCGTCGACCTGGCGGACGAGATCCACGTCGGGACCGACGACGGCGTGACGGTCCGATCGGTGTGA
- a CDS encoding ORC1-type DNA replication protein — protein sequence MTGDPDGMLSWDESVFRDEHVFEIDYVPETFNHRESQVESLKYALRPAARGSRPLNTMVRGPPGTGKTTAIQKLFGELAARTDVRTAHVNCQVDSTRYAVFSRLFEHLFEYEPPSSGISFKKLFGQITDRLIDEDEVLVVALDDVNYLFYENEASDTLYSMLRAHETHSGAKIGVIVVSSDLGLDVIDELDARVQSVFRPEEVYFPVYDVTEIADILGERAARGFHDGVLDRPELEQVAELTAENGDLRVGIDLLRRAGLNAEMRASKTIAAEDVESAYEKSKFVHLSRSLRGLSASERALVEVLVDHEGERAGAVYEAFEAETGLGYTRYSEIINKLDQLGVIEAEYAGVEGRGRSRTLSLAYDAEAVLDRLD from the coding sequence ATGACCGGGGACCCCGACGGAATGCTCTCGTGGGACGAGTCCGTCTTCCGCGACGAGCACGTCTTCGAGATCGATTACGTCCCGGAGACGTTCAACCACCGCGAGAGCCAGGTCGAGAGCCTGAAGTACGCGCTCCGGCCGGCCGCCCGCGGATCCCGGCCGCTGAACACGATGGTTCGCGGCCCGCCCGGCACGGGGAAGACGACCGCGATCCAGAAGCTGTTCGGCGAGCTCGCCGCCCGGACCGACGTCCGGACCGCACACGTCAACTGCCAGGTCGACTCGACCCGGTATGCGGTCTTCTCGCGGCTCTTCGAGCACCTCTTCGAGTACGAGCCGCCCTCCTCGGGGATCTCCTTCAAGAAGCTGTTCGGGCAGATAACTGACCGGCTGATCGACGAGGACGAGGTGCTGGTCGTGGCGCTCGACGACGTGAACTACCTGTTCTACGAGAACGAGGCCTCGGACACGCTCTACTCGATGCTGCGGGCCCACGAGACCCACTCGGGCGCGAAGATCGGCGTGATCGTGGTCTCCTCGGACCTCGGGCTCGACGTGATCGACGAGCTCGACGCGCGCGTTCAGTCGGTGTTCCGCCCGGAGGAGGTCTACTTCCCCGTCTACGACGTGACCGAGATCGCCGACATCCTCGGCGAGCGGGCGGCCCGCGGGTTCCACGACGGCGTCCTCGACCGGCCGGAGCTCGAACAGGTCGCGGAGCTGACCGCCGAGAACGGCGACCTCCGGGTCGGGATCGACCTCCTCCGGCGGGCCGGACTCAACGCCGAGATGCGTGCCTCGAAGACGATCGCCGCCGAGGACGTCGAGAGCGCCTACGAGAAGTCGAAGTTCGTCCACCTCTCGCGGTCGCTGCGAGGCCTCTCCGCCTCCGAGCGCGCGCTCGTCGAGGTGCTCGTCGACCACGAGGGCGAGCGGGCCGGCGCGGTCTACGAAGCCTTCGAGGCCGAGACGGGACTCGGCTACACCCGCTATTCGGAGATCATCAACAAGCTCGACCAGCTCGGCGTCATCGAGGCCGAGTACGCGGGCGTCGAGGGACGCGGCCGGTCGCGAACCCTCTCGCTGGCGTACGACGCCGAGGCGGTCCTCGACCGGCTGGACTGA
- a CDS encoding THUMP domain-containing protein, which translates to MYWLELAGEEDAFATYEADCLTPGVELLAPGVARAGRVGAEVRRLAYTRAAHRAIGRSDATVEGAVAALRAASLDRTGSVAVRARDVRGTADVSTERAERELGQVLVDRGFTVDLDDPDHVLRALFAAGDRADHRSVSGADGESAAVCALGWRTVVADRDFAPKPTDRPFFQPGSMAPADARAYVNLARAGPGRTLLDPMCGTGGIPIETGLVGARVVAADAQPKMVEGTRRNLAALLGDSGGAGREDAAEPDWNVLRGDATRSPVADGAVDCVVFDAPYGRQSKIERHDLADLVADALAEANRTSDRAVLIADRDWRAAATDAGWRVAAGFRRRVHRSLTRHVLVLTGSRDITDSQGVTDSQGVTDSQGVTHVGTSTNAKGDSTDLNAPDRSPNDPTK; encoded by the coding sequence GTGTACTGGCTCGAACTCGCCGGGGAGGAGGACGCGTTCGCGACCTACGAGGCCGACTGTCTGACGCCGGGCGTCGAACTCCTCGCGCCCGGGGTCGCTCGCGCCGGCCGGGTCGGCGCGGAAGTCAGGCGGCTCGCGTACACGCGGGCCGCCCACCGGGCGATCGGTCGAAGCGACGCGACCGTCGAGGGGGCTGTCGCCGCGTTGCGTGCCGCGAGCCTCGATCGGACCGGCAGCGTCGCCGTTCGGGCGCGCGACGTGCGCGGCACGGCAGACGTCTCGACCGAGCGTGCGGAGCGTGAACTCGGGCAGGTACTGGTCGACCGCGGGTTCACCGTCGACCTCGACGACCCCGACCACGTCCTGCGCGCGCTGTTTGCGGCCGGGGACCGCGCCGACCACCGGTCGGTTTCGGGCGCCGACGGGGAGTCAGCGGCGGTCTGTGCCCTGGGCTGGCGGACGGTCGTCGCGGACCGGGACTTCGCTCCCAAGCCGACCGACCGGCCGTTCTTCCAACCGGGGAGCATGGCCCCGGCCGACGCTCGCGCGTACGTGAACCTCGCCCGGGCCGGGCCGGGACGGACGCTGCTCGACCCGATGTGTGGCACCGGCGGGATCCCGATCGAGACCGGGCTCGTCGGCGCCCGCGTCGTGGCGGCGGACGCACAGCCGAAGATGGTGGAGGGAACGCGCCGGAACCTCGCCGCGCTGCTGGGCGACTCGGGAGGAGCGGGCAGGGAGGACGCCGCGGAGCCCGACTGGAACGTCCTTCGGGGGGACGCGACGCGGTCGCCGGTCGCCGACGGGGCGGTCGACTGCGTCGTCTTCGATGCCCCGTACGGCCGCCAGTCGAAGATCGAGCGCCACGATCTGGCCGATCTGGTTGCCGATGCGCTCGCGGAGGCGAACCGGACGAGCGACCGGGCGGTGCTGATCGCCGACCGCGACTGGCGCGCAGCCGCAACCGACGCCGGGTGGCGCGTCGCGGCCGGGTTCCGGCGGCGCGTTCACCGGTCGTTGACGCGGCACGTGCTCGTGTTGACCGGCTCGAGAGACATAACCGACTCGCAGGGCGTGACCGACTCGCAGGGCGTGACCGACTCGCAGGGCGTGACCCACGTGGGGACCTCGACCAACGCGAAGGGCGACTCGACGGACCTGAACGCGCCTGACCGGTCGCCTAACGATCCGACGAAGTGA
- a CDS encoding ABC transporter substrate-binding protein: protein MSRSNRRQVLRRLGGAATAAGTFGFAGCMGNGNGGGNGNGNGGGNGNGGNGATSGGTGDTLEITIGCPTALSGAFAPNGEAERDGGQLAIRHLEEELDVSIDLVTADTEVDPSVAVSRLEGMVVEDGVHAAYGGVSSAVGIAMGSWGSSNRVPFCPHGASDDITGAECSEYMFATYSGNSMQASVAAPQMAEQADDWYILYSDYTWGQTAETAFTEILEENGSNVIGSSAVPFPADDYTSYLNTADEANPDGIALLVAGLDQRTSMNQLLSVGLEQDYTIAMHQLEDVNLWGVSQEAAAAIDVASQGWLPSLDVPQDWIDEIREISEHEPYVRHYMGYTSVDQLVRAAVRADSTDGEAIKNELEGHEVESERVQALQPSEEPLYWRAADHQLVQPVYASAGRAVEDMESDPNRWFEVIDRMPGEEAAGEPSAECDL from the coding sequence ATGTCACGATCTAACAGGCGACAAGTGCTGCGACGACTCGGCGGGGCCGCGACCGCGGCCGGAACGTTCGGATTCGCCGGGTGTATGGGCAATGGAAACGGCGGCGGGAACGGAAACGGCAACGGCGGCGGGAACGGAAACGGTGGCAACGGTGCGACGTCGGGGGGAACGGGCGACACGCTCGAGATCACGATCGGCTGTCCGACGGCCCTGAGCGGCGCGTTCGCGCCCAACGGCGAGGCCGAGCGGGACGGCGGGCAACTGGCGATCCGTCACCTCGAGGAGGAGCTCGACGTCTCGATCGACCTCGTCACCGCGGACACAGAGGTCGACCCGTCGGTCGCCGTGTCGCGCCTCGAGGGGATGGTCGTCGAGGACGGCGTCCACGCCGCCTACGGCGGCGTCTCCTCCGCGGTCGGGATCGCGATGGGGTCGTGGGGATCGAGCAACCGCGTTCCGTTCTGTCCCCACGGTGCCTCCGACGACATCACCGGGGCGGAGTGTTCGGAGTACATGTTCGCGACCTACTCCGGGAACTCGATGCAGGCCTCCGTTGCGGCGCCGCAGATGGCCGAACAGGCCGACGACTGGTACATTCTCTACTCCGATTACACCTGGGGACAGACCGCCGAAACCGCCTTCACGGAGATCCTCGAGGAGAACGGCTCGAACGTGATCGGCTCCTCGGCGGTCCCGTTCCCGGCGGACGACTACACGTCCTACCTCAATACGGCCGACGAGGCCAACCCGGACGGGATCGCGCTGCTGGTCGCCGGACTCGACCAGCGCACCTCGATGAACCAGCTGCTCAGCGTCGGGCTCGAGCAGGACTACACGATCGCGATGCACCAGCTCGAGGACGTGAACCTCTGGGGCGTCAGCCAGGAGGCCGCCGCTGCGATCGACGTCGCCAGCCAGGGTTGGCTTCCCTCCCTCGACGTTCCGCAGGACTGGATCGACGAGATCCGTGAGATCTCCGAGCACGAGCCGTACGTCCGGCACTACATGGGCTACACGTCCGTCGACCAGCTCGTGCGCGCCGCCGTTCGGGCCGATTCGACCGACGGCGAGGCGATCAAGAACGAGCTGGAGGGTCACGAGGTCGAAAGCGAGCGCGTACAGGCGCTCCAGCCCTCCGAGGAGCCGCTCTACTGGCGCGCCGCGGACCACCAGCTCGTCCAGCCGGTCTACGCCAGCGCAGGGCGGGCGGTCGAGGACATGGAGTCCGATCCCAACCGTTGGTTCGAGGTCATCGACCGGATGCCCGGCGAGGAGGCGGCCGGGGAACCGAGCGCGGAGTGCGATCTGTAG